A region of Diceros bicornis minor isolate mBicDic1 chromosome 31, mDicBic1.mat.cur, whole genome shotgun sequence DNA encodes the following proteins:
- the LOC131395649 gene encoding olfactory receptor 8K3-like translates to MEKHNRTVLNEFILMGITDRSELRAPLFGLFLIIYVISVVGNLGMVILTKMDSRLQTPMYFFLRHLAFTDLGYSTTVGPKMLVSFVVDQNTISYYFCATQLAFFIMFIISELFILSAMSCDRYVAICNPLLYTVIMSQRVCQMLVAIPYLYSTFVSLLVTTKIFNLSFCGYNVIRHFYCDSLPLLSLCCSNTHVTELIILILSAFNLIFSLLVVLVSYLLILIAILRMNSAEGRYKAFSTCGSHLTVVAVFYGTLIFMYVQPKSCHSFDTDKVASTFYTLVIPMLNPLIYSLRNKDVKYAIQSMWKKLCNNFS, encoded by the coding sequence ATGGAAAAACACAATCGAACAGTGCTGAATGAATTCATTCTCATGGGAATCACAGACCGCTCTGAGCTGCGGGCTCCATTATTTGGGCTCTTCCTCATCATCTATGTCATCTCAGTGGTGGGCAACTTGGGCATGGTCATCCTCACCAAGATGGACTCCAGGCTACAaacacccatgtacttcttcctcagacACTTGGCTTTTACTGATCTTGGGTATTCAACAACCGTGGGACCCAAAATGTTAGTAAGTTTTGTTGTGGATCAAAATACGATCTCCTATTATTTTTGTGCCACACAGCTGGCTTTCTTCATCATGTTCATTATTAGTGAACTTTTTATTCTGTCAGCAATGTCCtgtgaccgctatgtggccatctgtaacCCTCTGCTCTACACAGTCATCATGTCCCAAAGGGTGTGTCAGATGCTAGTGGCAATCCCCTATCTCTACAGCACATTTGTTTCTCTTCTAGTCACCacaaagatttttaatttatccTTCTGTGGTTATAATGTCATCAGACATTTCTACTGTGACAGTCTTCCCTTATTGTCTTTGTGCTGCTCAAACACACATGTAACTGAATTGATTATTCTGATTTTATCAgcttttaatttgattttctcccttcTGGTAGTTCTTGTGTCTTACCTGCTCATCCTTATAGCCATTCTCAGGATGAACTCTGCTGAGGGCAGGTATAAGGCTTTTTCTACCTGTGGTTCCCACCTAACAGTGGTCGCAGTGTTCTATGGCACTCTAATATTTATGTATGTGCAGCCCAAGTCTTGTCATTCCTTTGACACTGATAAAGTGGCTTCCACATTTTACACTCTCGTTATCCCAATGTTGAATCCCTTGATCTATAGCTTGAGGaataaagatgtaaaatatgcTATACAGAGCATGTGGAAAAAACTATGCAATAACTTTTCTTAA
- the LOC131395651 gene encoding LOW QUALITY PROTEIN: olfactory receptor 1052-like (The sequence of the model RefSeq protein was modified relative to this genomic sequence to represent the inferred CDS: inserted 1 base in 1 codon), producing the protein MAEKNFTAVTEFILLGLTDQAELKVMFFVSFLVTYVITLVGNLGMIFLIQVTHKLHTPMYFFLSCLSFVDACYSSVIALKMLINFLVVRGTISLSACVVQHLFFGVFVTTEGFLLSVMAYDYCVAIANPLLYTAAMSKRKCVGLLIGSFIGGMINSLTHTMSLGRLSFCGXHFFCDALFLLKLSCSDTSMNELLLLTFSGVIAITTFLIVVISYIFIAVAILRIRSTAGRQKAFSTRASHLTAVTIFYGTLSFNYIKPSSLYSVEQEKVISVFYTLVIPMLNPLIYNLRNKEIKAAVRRAIEMKHFPC; encoded by the exons ATGGCTGAAAAGAATTTTACAGCTGTTACTGAATTTATTCTCTTGGGGCTGACAGACCAAGCTGAACTGAAAGTCATGTTTTTTGTGTCATTCCTGGTGACTTATGTCATTACTTTGGTGGGGAA cctgggcaTGATCTTCTTAATCCAAGTCACTCACAAGCTCCACACacccatgtactttttcctcagcTGCCTTTCATTTGTAGACGCCTGCTATTCATCTGTTATTGCACTGAAAATGCTGATCAACTTCTTGGTTGTGAGGGGAACCATCTCACTCTCTGCTTGCGTAGTGCAGCATTTGTTTTTTGGGGTGTTCGTCACCACAGAAGGCTTCTTGCTGTCCGTGATGGCATATGACTATTGTGTGGCCATTGCCAACCCTTTGCTTTACACTGCAGCCATGTCTAAGAGGAAGTGCGTAGGGCTGCTCATTGGGTCATTCATAGGTGGAATGATTAACTCGTTGACACACACAATGAGCTTAGGGAGACTGTCCTTTTGTG TCCacttcttctgtgatgctctgttCCTCTTAAAGCTGTCATGTTCTGACACCTCCATGAATGAATTGTTGCTCTTAACCTTCTCTGGAGTCATTGCCATAACTACCTTCTTGATTGTAGTCATTTCCTACATATTCATTGCTGTGGCTATCCTGAGGATCCGCTCAACAGCAGGAAGACAGAAAGCCTTCTCCACCCGTGCCTCTCACCTGACTGCTGTGACCATATTCTATGGTACCTTAAGCTTTAATTACATTAAACCAAGTTCTCTGTATTCTGTAGAACAGGAGAAGGTGATTTCTGTGTTCTATACACTAGTGATTCCCATGTTAAACCCATTGATTTACAATCTGAGAAACAAGGAGATAAAGGCTGCTGTGAGAAGGGCCATAGAAATGAAACATTTCCCCTGTTAA